One part of the Treponema peruense genome encodes these proteins:
- the uvrA gene encoding excinuclease ABC subunit UvrA: protein MKASEIKAVNAVNGDKIVIQGAREHNLKNISVEIPRNKLVVISGLSGSGKSSLAFDTLFAEGQRRYMESLSSYARQFLGRMDKPDVDLITGLSPAISIEQKTTHKNPRSTVGTVTEIYDYYRLLFARIGRPHCPRCGREINEQSVDQIIDSILSWEDGTKLTLLAPVIRGKKGEHQKIIEDARKSGFRRARIDGLMVELEDSIKLDKQKKHTIEIVVDRISLKSDIRKRLAGSVETALENSGGIIIVLRRVYKTDEAYKAVAAALDEKGTSYDRNADFIEQEIFFSQQNACPDCGISLPELQPRLFSFNNPFGACPDCTGLGGKMEYDRALLMPDPKLSFNEHGIAPYNPDSSWNHSMFEAIAKAAGFSLDAPLDTLTKKQSDFLWNGDSALNIKWVYKKQSGEGQSTYNRPWIGVLADMRRRYAEAWGDNARESLEKYMSHCECRSCRGKRLRPEALSVTVGNKNIWDLTELSVADTIEFFDNLKLTSTEQKICAQVLKEIKSRLQFLKNVGLEYLTLERSAATLSGGEAQRIRLSTQIGSGLTGVMYILDEPSIGLHQRDNERLIKSLTYLRDLGNTVIVVEHDEQTLRTADWLVDIGPGAGVHGGRVMASGTPQQVSLVEDSVTGRYLAGKIRMHLPAERRKGNGSFISVRGVTEHNLKGIDADIPLGAFTCITGVSGSGKSTFLSDVLYPAVSNRIMRTDYPVGAYKSISGLEGIDKVINIDQSPIGRTPRSNPVTYIGVFDKIRELFASLPESKARGYKSGRFSFNVKGGRCENCQGAGTITIEMNFLPDVFIQCDVCHGKRFNQETLDVMYKGKTISDVLDMTIEDAADFFAGIPHIARKLETLKNVGLGYITLGQNALTLSGGEAQRVKLAAELARPSTGKTLYILDEPTTGLHFVDIKQLMKVIQQLVDKGNTVVMIEHNLDVICQADYIIDLGPEGGCGGGTVVATGTPEEVALCSKSYTGKFIAEMLEREKERNIAE from the coding sequence GTGAAAGCATCTGAAATTAAGGCCGTAAACGCTGTAAACGGTGACAAAATCGTTATTCAGGGTGCCAGAGAGCACAATCTTAAAAATATAAGCGTAGAAATTCCTCGCAACAAGCTGGTTGTCATAAGCGGCCTCAGCGGAAGCGGAAAATCGTCTCTTGCCTTTGACACTCTGTTTGCAGAAGGTCAGCGGCGTTATATGGAAAGCCTGTCTTCCTATGCACGCCAGTTTCTGGGACGCATGGACAAGCCCGATGTAGATTTAATCACTGGACTTTCCCCTGCAATTTCAATAGAACAGAAAACTACACATAAAAATCCGCGTTCAACAGTCGGTACGGTTACAGAAATTTACGATTATTACAGGCTGCTCTTTGCACGTATAGGACGCCCTCATTGTCCCCGCTGTGGCCGTGAAATAAACGAACAGTCCGTTGACCAGATAATAGATTCAATTCTTTCATGGGAAGACGGAACAAAACTCACGCTTCTGGCACCGGTTATCCGCGGAAAAAAGGGCGAACACCAGAAAATAATAGAAGATGCAAGAAAGTCAGGCTTTAGGCGCGCAAGAATAGACGGCCTCATGGTGGAACTCGAAGATTCAATCAAGCTTGACAAACAGAAAAAGCATACAATAGAAATTGTAGTAGACAGAATATCCTTAAAAAGCGACATAAGAAAACGTCTTGCAGGTTCGGTAGAGACTGCCCTTGAAAATTCAGGCGGAATAATCATCGTCTTAAGGCGTGTGTACAAAACAGATGAAGCCTATAAGGCAGTTGCTGCCGCTCTTGATGAAAAGGGAACGTCCTACGACCGCAATGCAGACTTTATTGAACAGGAAATTTTCTTTTCACAGCAAAATGCATGTCCCGACTGCGGAATCTCACTCCCCGAACTTCAGCCGCGCCTTTTTTCGTTTAACAATCCGTTCGGAGCTTGTCCAGACTGCACGGGCCTTGGCGGAAAAATGGAATATGACCGCGCTCTTCTTATGCCCGACCCGAAACTTTCGTTCAATGAACACGGAATCGCGCCGTATAATCCTGACTCGTCCTGGAATCATTCCATGTTTGAAGCAATTGCAAAAGCCGCAGGTTTTTCACTGGATGCTCCTCTTGATACGCTTACAAAAAAACAGTCAGACTTTTTGTGGAACGGCGATTCCGCACTCAATATAAAGTGGGTTTACAAAAAGCAAAGCGGTGAAGGCCAGAGTACATACAACCGGCCCTGGATAGGTGTGCTTGCAGACATGCGCCGCCGTTATGCAGAAGCGTGGGGTGACAATGCCCGTGAATCGCTTGAAAAATACATGTCACACTGTGAGTGCAGAAGCTGCCGCGGAAAGCGTCTCAGACCCGAAGCACTCAGTGTAACAGTCGGCAATAAAAATATCTGGGATCTTACAGAACTTTCCGTTGCAGATACAATTGAATTCTTTGACAATCTCAAACTTACTTCTACTGAACAGAAAATCTGCGCACAGGTACTCAAAGAAATAAAGTCGCGCCTTCAGTTCCTTAAGAATGTAGGGCTTGAATACCTTACGCTTGAACGTTCGGCCGCAACACTCAGCGGTGGTGAAGCTCAGCGCATACGCCTTTCTACACAGATTGGAAGCGGTCTTACCGGAGTAATGTATATTCTTGACGAGCCGTCAATAGGTCTTCACCAGCGTGACAATGAACGCCTTATTAAGTCGCTTACATATCTGCGCGATCTTGGAAACACAGTTATTGTAGTTGAACATGACGAACAGACACTGCGCACCGCTGACTGGCTTGTAGACATAGGCCCCGGTGCAGGTGTTCACGGAGGGCGCGTTATGGCTTCTGGAACCCCGCAGCAGGTAAGTCTAGTGGAAGACAGTGTAACAGGCCGCTATCTTGCAGGAAAAATCCGCATGCACTTACCCGCAGAGCGCAGAAAAGGCAACGGCAGTTTTATAAGCGTCCGGGGTGTAACGGAGCACAACCTTAAGGGAATTGATGCAGACATTCCGCTCGGAGCTTTTACATGCATAACAGGAGTTTCTGGAAGTGGCAAATCAACTTTTTTAAGCGACGTACTTTACCCGGCCGTAAGCAACAGAATAATGCGCACTGATTATCCCGTCGGCGCTTACAAATCAATTTCGGGACTCGAAGGAATAGACAAAGTAATAAACATAGACCAGAGCCCTATCGGAAGAACGCCAAGAAGCAATCCTGTAACATACATCGGTGTATTCGACAAAATCCGCGAACTGTTTGCATCCCTGCCTGAATCAAAGGCGCGCGGCTACAAGTCAGGCCGTTTTTCATTCAACGTAAAGGGCGGTCGCTGCGAAAACTGCCAGGGTGCCGGAACAATTACAATAGAAATGAATTTTCTTCCCGACGTATTTATCCAGTGTGATGTCTGCCACGGAAAAAGATTCAACCAGGAAACGCTCGACGTCATGTACAAGGGCAAGACCATAAGTGACGTACTTGACATGACAATAGAAGATGCCGCAGACTTTTTTGCAGGAATTCCGCATATAGCAAGAAAACTGGAAACCCTCAAAAACGTGGGGCTCGGCTACATTACGCTCGGCCAGAATGCACTTACACTCAGCGGCGGTGAAGCACAGCGTGTAAAACTTGCCGCGGAACTTGCCCGTCCTTCTACAGGAAAAACGCTTTATATCCTTGACGAACCCACAACAGGACTTCATTTTGTAGACATAAAGCAGCTTATGAAAGTAATACAACAGCTTGTGGACAAAGGAAACACAGTTGTCATGATAGAACACAACCTTGACGTAATATGCCAGGCCGACTACATCATAGATCTGGGTCCCGAAGGAGGCTGCGGCGGCGGAACAGTTGTCGCAACAGGAACTCCCGAAGAAGTTGCACTCTGTTCAAAAAGCTATACAGGAAAATTTATAGCAGAAATGCTTGAACGCGAAAAGGAAAGGAACATTGCTGAATAA
- a CDS encoding LPS-assembly protein LptD — protein sequence MLNKNRLRIFRFAFSFICVFLAAAVNPNRLLAQKNSSVISIDNAESTEYRKNPDSGNEEIILSGSVILSVTSGKSKTTISASRVTYDRVTEMLFASGNVTLRQTGGSEGGQDVTAQTLLFNARTMEGIFDGGRVVQTKSDAINLPSDSTLIVSSKIFGRDTSGTIAFKNAELTFCDDEKPHWKIWASNIWLLPGGEFAFFNAVLSVGNIPIFYLPAFYYPKDELVFNPSFGYNERTGYFFQTTTYILGRKPLDTSSDSDAEDDITKGLFNFMKSTSLKKQVREGLVLHNLDEDYKGNTDNYLKIMGDYYTNLGIMAGIQGAYKPKKYISGIEGFVKLGFTNTINSTSGGYTPYFESGKTYSDSSNFMGLELPFRYGASFKLSMSKPFSLTLSLPVYSDPYFTEDFDERSEYIDWLGFLMSGAGQTKEENDKSSQTSSFTWNATGSYTVPLPDAVKPFINSLSLSGINSSVAFSSKTRNSSDDPEFYSRENKNYSPERSFYYPSQVTPFKISSKISGTIIQYPPSVKKAKSAEKIKFDIPLVAPEIISVPQNKSSKKESDASSTEGGSAENTERTAALAEQADGKEEKASEETVLSEKDLPLLEPSQKHSLVTLGGLKYTLGYSINPQYTSQLSYNSSDLKKPGDFSWSNLYSSYYQVKVPSTLTSSFSYGGSFASMTNTLSFNPVYQEHPNLDGYTESSASSVRKTDYNARKLDLTGTNSVSFNPFAYSTVFKNTGLNWNTTVKVLRTEFLGDETNPEWDYITSDLTDSDSVTAHTLSATLSAVEDKFSQVLTLSTTLPPQVDEYDASLKLTFPFLSLSFSSGVEQKSKDDETFVLKPFKQSASLKLFDSTLSLTESFNYELEDDYADALKIALSWNNLQLAYTMQYTNGYEPKKDDQGKLTDWEMKTDKEFIPYSASLAYSTKSKTYRYWKNRITWAPSLSTSIVYDCLRPTNSYFRFAPSISFKINEFFELSFTSESRNSVIFRYFQDYIGYEDTIGGEKNPFVDLWNSFVFWSDDAFFDPDQTVRKSSGFKIKNLKISITHKLCDWDMSASLTFKPRAVTGDDNKKSYDYHPYFTFGVTWRPMASMKTQIVDEYGEWKLNP from the coding sequence TTGCTGAATAAAAACCGGCTCAGAATATTCAGATTTGCTTTCTCATTCATTTGTGTCTTTCTTGCGGCCGCAGTAAATCCGAATCGTCTTTTGGCACAGAAAAATTCTTCTGTAATAAGCATAGACAATGCCGAATCCACCGAATACAGAAAAAATCCCGACTCTGGAAACGAAGAAATAATCCTTTCAGGCTCAGTAATTCTTTCTGTCACAAGCGGAAAATCCAAAACCACAATTTCTGCTTCGAGGGTAACATACGACCGTGTAACAGAAATGCTTTTTGCCAGCGGAAACGTTACGTTAAGACAGACCGGCGGTTCTGAAGGCGGCCAGGACGTTACGGCACAGACGCTTCTTTTCAATGCACGCACCATGGAAGGAATTTTCGACGGTGGAAGGGTTGTCCAGACAAAAAGTGACGCAATAAACCTTCCTTCAGATTCTACGCTTATAGTTTCTTCAAAAATATTCGGCCGTGACACTTCCGGAACAATCGCCTTCAAAAATGCAGAACTTACCTTCTGCGATGATGAAAAACCGCACTGGAAAATCTGGGCATCAAACATCTGGCTTTTACCCGGCGGCGAATTTGCTTTCTTTAACGCAGTCCTCTCTGTCGGAAACATCCCTATTTTTTATCTTCCGGCATTCTATTATCCCAAAGACGAACTGGTGTTCAATCCTTCCTTCGGCTACAACGAGCGGACGGGGTATTTTTTTCAGACAACAACATATATTCTGGGAAGAAAACCTCTGGATACTTCTTCGGACAGTGATGCGGAAGATGACATAACAAAAGGACTCTTTAACTTCATGAAGTCCACGTCACTTAAAAAACAGGTCAGGGAAGGGCTTGTTCTGCATAACCTTGACGAAGATTACAAAGGTAATACCGACAATTATCTTAAAATAATGGGCGACTATTATACAAACCTCGGAATAATGGCCGGAATTCAGGGTGCATACAAACCAAAAAAATATATCAGCGGTATAGAAGGATTTGTCAAGCTTGGTTTTACAAATACAATAAATTCCACAAGCGGCGGTTATACTCCATATTTTGAATCAGGAAAAACTTATTCCGACTCGTCAAATTTTATGGGACTTGAACTTCCGTTCCGCTACGGGGCCAGTTTCAAACTTTCTATGTCAAAGCCTTTTTCACTTACACTGTCACTTCCTGTTTACAGTGACCCTTATTTTACCGAAGATTTTGACGAACGTTCCGAATACATTGACTGGCTGGGCTTTTTGATGAGCGGTGCCGGACAGACAAAGGAAGAAAATGACAAGTCAAGCCAGACATCATCGTTTACATGGAATGCAACAGGTTCCTATACAGTGCCGCTGCCCGATGCAGTAAAGCCTTTTATAAATTCCCTCTCTCTATCCGGAATAAATTCGTCTGTTGCCTTCAGTTCAAAGACAAGAAATTCTTCTGACGATCCTGAATTCTATTCACGCGAAAATAAAAATTATTCCCCCGAAAGAAGTTTTTATTATCCGTCACAGGTTACTCCGTTCAAAATAAGTTCAAAAATATCAGGAACAATTATACAATATCCCCCGTCTGTAAAAAAAGCAAAGTCTGCAGAAAAGATAAAATTCGACATACCGCTTGTGGCTCCTGAAATTATTTCTGTTCCGCAGAATAAGTCTTCAAAAAAAGAATCTGACGCTTCTTCTACAGAAGGTGGTTCCGCAGAAAATACAGAAAGAACCGCAGCTCTGGCAGAACAGGCCGACGGTAAAGAAGAAAAAGCTTCTGAAGAAACAGTCCTTTCAGAAAAGGATCTTCCGCTTCTTGAACCATCGCAGAAACATTCCCTTGTTACACTCGGTGGCCTTAAGTATACGCTCGGCTACAGTATAAACCCGCAGTATACGTCGCAGCTTTCATACAATTCGTCAGATTTGAAAAAGCCCGGTGACTTCAGCTGGAGCAACCTTTATTCTTCATACTACCAGGTAAAAGTTCCTTCAACGCTTACAAGCAGCTTCAGTTACGGCGGCTCATTTGCTTCCATGACAAATACTCTTTCGTTCAACCCAGTTTATCAGGAACACCCCAATCTTGACGGCTACACAGAAAGTTCAGCTTCTTCAGTCAGAAAAACAGACTACAATGCAAGAAAACTGGATCTTACCGGAACAAATTCAGTTTCATTCAATCCGTTTGCCTATTCAACAGTATTCAAAAATACCGGTTTAAACTGGAATACAACAGTAAAAGTTCTTCGCACCGAATTTCTGGGCGATGAAACCAATCCCGAATGGGACTACATCACATCGGACCTTACCGACAGTGACTCTGTTACCGCGCATACACTAAGTGCAACACTTTCGGCAGTTGAAGACAAATTTTCGCAGGTACTGACGCTTTCCACGACTCTTCCGCCTCAGGTAGATGAATACGATGCTTCATTAAAACTTACATTTCCTTTCCTGTCGCTGTCATTTTCTTCAGGAGTTGAACAGAAATCCAAAGATGACGAAACCTTTGTTTTGAAACCGTTTAAACAGTCAGCATCACTTAAACTTTTTGACAGTACGCTTTCTCTTACCGAATCATTCAACTACGAACTTGAAGACGATTATGCCGATGCGCTTAAAATAGCCCTTTCCTGGAACAATCTTCAGCTGGCCTACACAATGCAGTATACCAACGGCTACGAACCCAAAAAAGACGATCAGGGAAAACTTACTGACTGGGAAATGAAAACAGACAAAGAATTTATTCCGTATTCTGCCTCGCTTGCATATTCTACAAAGTCAAAAACGTACCGCTACTGGAAAAACCGCATTACATGGGCGCCGTCCCTTAGCACCAGTATTGTTTACGACTGTCTCAGGCCAACAAACAGTTATTTCAGGTTTGCACCGTCAATTTCGTTTAAGATCAACGAGTTTTTTGAACTTTCCTTTACTTCTGAATCAAGAAACAGCGTTATTTTCAGGTATTTCCAGGATTATATCGGTTATGAAGATACAATCGGCGGTGAAAAAAATCCTTTTGTAGACCTGTGGAATTCATTTGTTTTCTGGAGTGATGACGCATTTTTCGATCCCGACCAGACAGTAAGAAAATCTTCGGGGTTCAAAATTAAAAATCTTAAAATAAGTATAACACATAAGCTCTGTGACTGGGATATGTCTGCAAGTCTTACATTCAAACCAAGAGCCGTAACAGGGGATGACAATAAAAAATCCTACGACTACCATCCGTATTTTACTTTCGGAGTCACATGGCGCCCGATGGCAAGTATGAAAACCCAGATTGTTGACGAATATGGCGAATGGAAGCTTAATCCATAA